GGCAGAATGTAATCGGAAAACCGACCACAGTGGGTACATCGAGGGTGGCTGCCGGAAACAGACAGGAGGATGGTGGCATAAGCGGGTATGGCGGAGGCGGGGGCACAATCAGCGGATATAACAAAAAAGGCATCCGGGAAGCGTAGGGTTACGCTCCAGCGGGTGCCTTTGTGTTCATCAGGTAAATGGTTGGAGAAGCGATGGGCCGGGGGCTTAGCCTTCCAGCAGCAGCGCCTCAGGGTCTTCCAGCAGCTCCTTGACCTTGACCAGGAAGCTGACGGCCTCTGAGCCGTCTACGATCCGGTGATCATAGGATAAGGCGATGTACATCATCGGGCGGTTGACGGTGCGCTCCTCGTCCAGTGCGATGGGGCGCAGCTGGATTTTGTGCATCCCGAGAATACCGACCTGCGGGGTGTTGAGGATTGGTGTGGACAGCAGGGACCCGAACACGCCGCCGTTCGTGATGGTGAAGGTTCCGCCCTGCAGCTCCGGCAGGCTGAGCGTGTTGGCCCGCGCCTTGGAGGCGAGCTCGCCAATCTGCCGCTCGATCTCAGGGAAGCTCAGCCGGTCCGCATCGCGGACGACCGGAACGACCAGGCCTTCCTTGGCGGCTACGGCAATGCCGATGTCGTAATACTTCTTCAGCAGGAGATCCTCGCCGTCGATCTCGGCATTCAGCATCGGGTAGGCCTTCAGCGCGCCGATGACAGCCTTGGTGAAGAAGGACATGAAGCCGAGTCCGACCTCGTGCTTCTCCTTGAAGGCATCCTTGCGGCGTTTGCGGATGTCGAGAATCGCGGTCATGTCCACCTCGTTGAAGGTGGTCAGCATCGCTGCCGTCTGCTGCGCTTCGACGAGGCGGCTGGCAATGGTCAGCCGCCGCCGCGACATGCGCTTGCGCTCGGTCGCTTTGCCGTCCTCGGCGTGCGGCGCCTTGCCCGCCGCAGCGGACGGCTTCGCCGGCTCCGGCCGCGCCGCCGGAGCCGCTGGCGCAGCCGCCTGCGGCGCAGCTGCGCTATGGCCATTCACATCGGCCTGGCCAATCCGGCCGATAGGGTCGCGGGCAGAGACCTCGCCGAGGTCGATGCCCCGCTCCCGTGCCAGCTTGCGCGCCCCCGGCGAAGCCAGGGCCGCAGCGCCGGCCGCCGCAACTTCGGCGGCGGCAGGAGCCGCAGCGGCGGGAACAGCCGCTGCTGGCGCAGGCTCGGCAGCCGCAGGCGCGCTGCCGCCCTGCGGTGCGCTGGCAGCAGCAGGTGCGCTGCCAGCAGCCCCCGCCCCGGCGGCGGTGTCAATGATGCCGATGGCTTCGCCTACGGCAACATTGTCGCCCGCCTGGCGGAGGATGGAGGAGATCACGCCGTCCTCCTCCGCGCTGATCTCCAGATTGACCTTGTCGGTCTCAAGCTCGGCAAGCACATCCCCCTGGCCGACAGTGTCGCCCTCTTTCACCAGCCATTTGTAGATCGTTCCTTCGGAAATGGATTCGCCCAGATCGGGTACTTTGATTTCGGACACAGGCCGTTACCTCCCCAAATATAGTGGATTGTATGATCGTGAGACCGTCCTGCTGCAATCAGGAGGACGGTACTGGTGCTTGCACTTGAGTATTGAGCTTCAGGGCTTCCCTGACAATCCGCCGCTGCTCGAAGGTGTGAACCTCCGCATAGCCGCTGGCCGGGCTGGAGCGCTCCGGACGGCCGATATACTGGACGGACACGTTCTGCGGAGCGATGGCGCGGAGCCGGGAATCGGCATAGGTCCAGCCGCCCATGTTCTTCGGCTCCTCCTGTACCCATACGATCTCCTCCAGCGAGCGGAGTGTGCTGAGCTGGGCAGCAAGCTCCCGTTCCGGGAAGGGATAGAGCTGCTCCATACGGAGGATATGCAGCCAGGACCAGTCTGTATCGCGTCCGGCCTCCAGCTCCGTCTGCAGATCAATAGCGACCTTGCCGCTGCATACGACCAGACGCTTCACTGCTTCCGGCTTGCTGCCCAGCAGCGGCTCAGGAAGCACCGGCTGGAAGGTTCCGGAGGCGAGGTCCGCTCCCGGCGAGGTGCTGCGCTGGTTGCGGATCAGGCTCTTCGGCGCCATGATGACCAGCGGCCGGGCATCTGCCTGCCCGCCGAGTGATGCCTGGCGGCGGAGCAGGTGGAAGTACTGCGCGGCGGAGGTCAGGTTGGCCACCGTCCAGTTCTCCTCGGCGGAGAGCTGGAGGAAGCGTTCCAGCCGGCCGCTGGAGTGCTCCGGTCCCTGGCCTTCATAGCCATGGGGCAGCAGAATCGTCAGATTGCTGCGCTGCGTCCACTTGGCCCGGCCGGCGGAGATGAACTGGTCGATAATGACCTGGGCCGCATTGGCGAAGTCGCCGTACTGCGCTTCCCAGATGACGAAGGTCTCCGGCGCGAACACATTGTACCCGTATTCGAACCCGAGCACCGAGGCTTCCGACAGCGGGCTGTTGTAGACACCGAAGGAGGCGCGGGCATCGCTGATCTGATGCAGCGGAGAATAGAGCTCGCCGTTCTCGCTGTCATGCAGCACCAGATGGCGGTGCGCGAAGGTGCCGCGCTGGGAATCCTGGCCGCTGAGGCGGATCGGAGTGCCGTCCTTCAGAATGGTAGCGAAGGCGAGGGTCTCCGCCAGCGCCCAGTCCACACGCTCCCCGTCATTCAGCGCATCCTTGCGGCGCTGCAGAATCCGTTCCAGCTTCGGATAGACCTTGAAGCCGGACGGCACACGCAGCAGCTCGCGGTTGATCTCCTGCAGGCCGGCGAGCGGGAAGGCGGTCGGGCGTTTGGCCGGAAGGTCGGCGTCCAGCGCTACAGCGGTCTTGGACTCCGTACCCTTCTGCTTGCCCTCCTTCATCTGCTCGAACGCCTGCTGCAGCACACTTTCGGTCTCGGCAATCATGGCCTTGACGTCATCCTCAGTCACTACCTTCTCACGCTGGAGACGCTCGGCGTACAGCCGGTAGACCGTAGGGTGGCTGCGTACCTTGCCGTAGACCAGCGGCTGGGTCGTATCGGGATCATCCATCTCGTTATGCCCGTGGCGGCGGTAGCCGATCAGGTCAATCAGGAAGTCCTTCTTGAACATATGGCGGTAAGCGCTGGCCAGACGGACAGCGGCAATGCAGGCCTCGGGATCATCGGCGTTGACATGCACAATCGGAATCTCGTAGCCCTTAGCCAGGTCACTGGCATAATGGGTGGAGCGGGAATCCTCGCTCTCCGTCGTGAAGCCGATCCGGTTATTGACGATAATATGCACGGTTCCGCCGTTCTGGTAACCCTGCAGCTTGCCGATATTCAGCGTCTCTGCCACAATGCCTTCGCCAGGGAAGGCTGCATCGCCGTGCATCAGCACAGCCACCGCCTTGTTCGTGTCCAGCTTCGGCAGGCCCGGGGAGCGGCGCTCCTCCTGGGCAGCACGCGTGAAGCCTTCGACCACCGGGTTGACGAATTCAAGGTGGCTCGGGTTATTGGCCAGCGTGATCCGGGTGCGTACCGTTTCGCCCTGGCGGACGGCGCGGTCGGCGCCGAGATGGTATTTCACATCGCCGGTCCAGCCGTAGTTGATCCCCATCGAGCCTTCGGAAGGGAACAGCTCCTTGTTCGGCGAATGATGGAACTCCGAGAAAATAATATCATAAGGCTTGCCCAGAATATGCGCCAGCACATTAAGCCGGCCGCGGTGGGCCATCCCCATCAGGATATGCTCTGCACCGTCATGGGCGGCAGCCCGCACAATCTCATCCAGCATAGGCACAAGGGCATCGTTGCCCTCCAGGCTGAACCGCTTCTGGCCGACAAACGTCTTGTGCAGGAAGGTCTCGAAATGCTCCACCTGAACCAGCCGCTTCAGCAGCTCCTTGCGCTCGGCGTTGTTCAGCGGGGCAGGGGAGGTCATCGACTCCGCCTGGCTGTTCAGCCAGCGCAGCTCGCGTTCATCGTGCACATGCCCGAATTCATAGGCGATGGTCTGCGTGTAGGCCTGGCGCATTCTGTGGACAGCGTCCATCGCAGTGCGTACATCCTCCGGGGCATTGTCCCAGATCAGGGAGGCGGGCATGGCATTGAGATCCTCACGGGTCAGCTCGTATGTCTCCAGCTCCAGCCATTTGGCCATCGGGTTGCTCTTGCGCTCCAGCGGGTCAATGTCGGCGGCCATATGGCCGTATATACGAATATTGGCGATCAGCTTCGAGGCCTTGACGGCCTTCTTCAGCCAGCTGGCATCGGCTGTAACCGCCGGAGCCGGAGTTCTCTCCGCATCCGGGGCCAGAGGGGGCGGGCCGGATACCGTGAACAGATCGCGGTAATGTTGTTCGACAGATGAAGGGTCCTTGACAAACTGGTCATATCTTTCCTGGATGTAGCCCAGGTTGGGGCCGTAGTATTTACTCCAAACCGTGTCACTATAGGGCTCTTTGATTGCCATGAATAGGTCCTCCTAACAGGATAAACTCCACTTCGGGCAGACAAGAGTGCCGCTTGGCGGAGTTACAATGTTTGCGGTTTCATTCTCACCTTATTGTGCTACTTTCCGGCAGGGTAATCAATTCATACTTTGTTCCAATCCGTTCGCAAAAAGGTATGATTTATCATAGAATTCATACGCAACTATCATCAATGAATTGCGTATAGCTATCCCCTTGGAAAGGGGGGCCTCCCTATATGTTTAGACATATCGATAAAATATGAATAAATAAACTTTTAGATGTTTGATTTTTGGTGAAATGGGTAATTGTTTCTATATATTGTCCCAAAGCGGGAAAAGATTCTCTAAGTATTATGTACCCTGCTGCCGGACCTTTGAACGGGATTTGGAACTATTTATACAAGCCATTGGCATTTTTAGCTAAGGTTCTTCACAACTTCACATAAAAAAATTCCAGAAATCGACACACTATTCGCACATGATCTTGTATAATGTAGTTGCGTAAGAGCGGTTTCATGTATTCATGCCAGATCCTTTCATGTAAAGGGTCCAGTTAAAGGTAAACCTGCCGAAAGGCAGGGGCACAAAGTCTCGGATCTAAAGTAGAAATACTATGATGGCCGGACTGCCTGGGGACGCGCAAATTCTAGGAGGAGATTTCTTGGATAAGTCCAACCAGGGGAATGACGAGCTGCGGGCAGTTGAATTGGATTTAGAATGGGTGTACTTGCTGATGGCTGCCCGGGAGGCAGGCATTCAGGCGGAGGAGATCCGCCGTTTCTTAAGCGAGAAGGCACTCCAGGCGATGTAGGACGGTCATCATTGCTTCGGATACATACAGAAAAGGCACAGCGTACCGGTACGCTGTGCCTTTTCTGTATGCCCTGCGGCATACAACCGCGGTTAGTGATCCTTGTGCTCCATGCGCCATTTCTGGTAATCGAGGAATTCCTTGAATTCGCGTTTGCTGATTCCGGAAGCCATCGCTTCCTGAACGAGCCGGAACCATTCCCCGTCCAGCGCCGGCTCCTCAGCCTCCGGGGGCGCTCCATACAGTACGGTGTGAATGGATACCTGAAGCGCATCGGCAATCTTCTCAATGAATTGAATAGACGGGTTCGATTGGATGTTCCGTTCCACATTACTGAGGTATGATTTCGCTACATCCGCCTTATCCGCAAGCTCGGATAGAGAGTACCCCTTCTCCTGACGGAGTTTGTGGATGCGGCTTCCCAACGTATCTGACACGATTACACGCCCTCCGTATTTTTTGCTAACAGTATAACAAAAATCCGCATCACCGACAAAAACGGAGCCGGAAGGCAAAACGGCACATCCCGCCAGAGGTCCGGGACGTGCCGCATTCATTGTGTGCCAGTTTCTGCTATTTAGCTTCCCCGATGCCCTGCAGGGCATCGAAGGTCCAGTTCAGCGCCAGGCTGTCTCCCTGAAAGGCGTTCTGGTCCTGGCCGTTGTCCACGAATTCGAAGGCGACCTTGAAGGTTTTGGACTGTGCGGCGCTGATTCCGCCCGGCAAGGCCCCAAGAGTCACAAGATCGTAGCTCGGGATATTCTTCAGATCCTTCAGCGTGACCTCGGAGAGCACATATCCGTCCGTGGAGCCGCTGGTATACGAATCCTTGAGCAGCTTGACCTTGAAGTGGGCTCCGAGATCCTGGCCCGCGTTATCCCCCTTGGCATCGGTTACGGTATAGCTGGTGGCCAGCTTGAGGAATTTGATATCCAGCGTGCCTTCATTGGACAGGGTGAAGGTGCGGACCGTATAATCGCCCGGCTTCAGGTTGCTTAAGGCTACGGGAGTATTGAAGGAAGAGCCGAGCTTCAGTGTGCCTGCCGCGAAGGTGGCCGTGCTGGTAGCGGTCGAGCTGAAGTATGCGAAGGTGCCTCCCCCGATCAGAGATAATCCCAGTGCTGCCGATGCTGCGCCAAGACCCAGTGTTTTTTTGATACCCATGATTGA
This region of Paenibacillus sp. FSL K6-1096 genomic DNA includes:
- the odhB gene encoding 2-oxoglutarate dehydrogenase complex dihydrolipoyllysine-residue succinyltransferase, whose amino-acid sequence is MSEIKVPDLGESISEGTIYKWLVKEGDTVGQGDVLAELETDKVNLEISAEEDGVISSILRQAGDNVAVGEAIGIIDTAAGAGAAGSAPAAASAPQGGSAPAAAEPAPAAAVPAAAAPAAAEVAAAGAAALASPGARKLARERGIDLGEVSARDPIGRIGQADVNGHSAAAPQAAAPAAPAARPEPAKPSAAAGKAPHAEDGKATERKRMSRRRLTIASRLVEAQQTAAMLTTFNEVDMTAILDIRKRRKDAFKEKHEVGLGFMSFFTKAVIGALKAYPMLNAEIDGEDLLLKKYYDIGIAVAAKEGLVVPVVRDADRLSFPEIERQIGELASKARANTLSLPELQGGTFTITNGGVFGSLLSTPILNTPQVGILGMHKIQLRPIALDEERTVNRPMMYIALSYDHRIVDGSEAVSFLVKVKELLEDPEALLLEG
- a CDS encoding 2-oxoglutarate dehydrogenase E1 component — encoded protein: MAIKEPYSDTVWSKYYGPNLGYIQERYDQFVKDPSSVEQHYRDLFTVSGPPPLAPDAERTPAPAVTADASWLKKAVKASKLIANIRIYGHMAADIDPLERKSNPMAKWLELETYELTREDLNAMPASLIWDNAPEDVRTAMDAVHRMRQAYTQTIAYEFGHVHDERELRWLNSQAESMTSPAPLNNAERKELLKRLVQVEHFETFLHKTFVGQKRFSLEGNDALVPMLDEIVRAAAHDGAEHILMGMAHRGRLNVLAHILGKPYDIIFSEFHHSPNKELFPSEGSMGINYGWTGDVKYHLGADRAVRQGETVRTRITLANNPSHLEFVNPVVEGFTRAAQEERRSPGLPKLDTNKAVAVLMHGDAAFPGEGIVAETLNIGKLQGYQNGGTVHIIVNNRIGFTTESEDSRSTHYASDLAKGYEIPIVHVNADDPEACIAAVRLASAYRHMFKKDFLIDLIGYRRHGHNEMDDPDTTQPLVYGKVRSHPTVYRLYAERLQREKVVTEDDVKAMIAETESVLQQAFEQMKEGKQKGTESKTAVALDADLPAKRPTAFPLAGLQEINRELLRVPSGFKVYPKLERILQRRKDALNDGERVDWALAETLAFATILKDGTPIRLSGQDSQRGTFAHRHLVLHDSENGELYSPLHQISDARASFGVYNSPLSEASVLGFEYGYNVFAPETFVIWEAQYGDFANAAQVIIDQFISAGRAKWTQRSNLTILLPHGYEGQGPEHSSGRLERFLQLSAEENWTVANLTSAAQYFHLLRRQASLGGQADARPLVIMAPKSLIRNQRSTSPGADLASGTFQPVLPEPLLGSKPEAVKRLVVCSGKVAIDLQTELEAGRDTDWSWLHILRMEQLYPFPERELAAQLSTLRSLEEIVWVQEEPKNMGGWTYADSRLRAIAPQNVSVQYIGRPERSSPASGYAEVHTFEQRRIVREALKLNTQVQAPVPSS
- a CDS encoding anti-repressor SinI family protein, coding for MDKSNQGNDELRAVELDLEWVYLLMAAREAGIQAEEIRRFLSEKALQAM
- a CDS encoding helix-turn-helix domain-containing protein translates to MSDTLGSRIHKLRQEKGYSLSELADKADVAKSYLSNVERNIQSNPSIQFIEKIADALQVSIHTVLYGAPPEAEEPALDGEWFRLVQEAMASGISKREFKEFLDYQKWRMEHKDH
- a CDS encoding TasA family protein; translation: MGIKKTLGLGAASAALGLSLIGGGTFAYFSSTATSTATFAAGTLKLGSSFNTPVALSNLKPGDYTVRTFTLSNEGTLDIKFLKLATSYTVTDAKGDNAGQDLGAHFKVKLLKDSYTSGSTDGYVLSEVTLKDLKNIPSYDLVTLGALPGGISAAQSKTFKVAFEFVDNGQDQNAFQGDSLALNWTFDALQGIGEAK